Proteins encoded in a region of the Oscarella lobularis chromosome 17, ooOscLobu1.1, whole genome shotgun sequence genome:
- the LOC136197587 gene encoding kelch-like protein 20, giving the protein MQWIQYDEENRKSRFKELSKVVRFPLIAEREFVLSHPVVSANDSYRSLVLEKSREPRPTRRLGNKVLLAVGGVVSTESKGFFAEDATETKTVKYYDHLSNVWKEFPSLNEARYSPGVVTLDKSVYAIGGSRNRSVERYDSTEGCWMRDVSPMHFSRTGKGVVVHENRIYAMGSTTGKKDDVTLCEQYNSATNSWTVLQSLSKPVSVKGTLVLNDHIYVLASNLIGLSGCHLDVFKYDTVADRWLDVPFCSQGYATTRTVSCFDFYAQTVTVCIYVEKFYRGPIRSLLNI; this is encoded by the coding sequence ATGCAATGGATTCAAtacgacgaggaaaatcgGAAATCACGCTTTAAAGAACTTTCAAAAGTCGTGCGATTTCCTCTCATTGCAGAACGGGAATTTGTTCTATCACATCCCGTTGTTTCGGCTAACGACTCGTATCGCAGTCTCGTTCTTGAGAAGTCAAGAGAACCGCGTCCAACTCGTCGTCTTGGAAACAAAGTTCTTCTGGCAGTTGGCGGAGTCGTGAGTACCGAGTCGAAAGGCTTCTTCGCAGAGGACGCCACAGAAACGAAGACAGTCAAATATTACGATCATCTATCAAACGTCTGGAAAGAGTTTCCTTCGTTGAATGAAGCGAGATATAGTCCGGGCGTTGTCACTCTCGACAAGAGTGTCTATGCTATTGGAGGTTCGCGTAATCGTTCCGTTGAGCGATATGATTCGACGGAGGGTTGTTGGATGAGAGATGTTTCTCCCATGCACTTCAGTCGAACCGGTAAAGGAGTTGTTGTCCACGAGAATCGCATCTATGCAATGGGATCCACTACAGGCaagaaagatgacgtcacgctctGCGAACAGTAcaattcggcgacgaataGTTGGACAGTTCTTCAATCGTTATCGAAGCCTGTTTCAGTTAAAGGAACACTCGTATTAAACGATCATATCTATGTTCTCGCTTCTAACCTGATAGGTTTATCGGGATGCCACTTGGATGTTTTCAAGTACGATACCGTTGCAGATCGTTGGCTAGACGTCCCTTTCTGTTCTCAAGGCTACGCGACGACCCGGACCGTTTCGTGTTTCGATTTCTATGCGCAGACCGTAACTGTCTGCATCtacgtcgagaaattttATCGTGGCCCGATACGAAGCCTTTTGAACATTTAA
- the LOC136197248 gene encoding uncharacterized protein, whose translation MNIQPVGKPDSENGTVRLTFHITWERQSSEGKCTSASVRSQSLLGSPVKFRCLSNNCGTQLLPVSMEYICTSFSNTDDWSSGTNEIAFSLPQPEGKEFVIGNNFDGTYKCCRVETINAYGEDIRFQAKFSFESRANNSSIVKAGHPNHSPVTGAVPILRLPLGCYSEIVIATFDPDSDDVKCRWSRSSADPSKDECGSACLEENFAPNFFNATLLEEECALKWTPFKAGFYSVAIQLEDFYPTDVARTSALSSIPLQWIIDVVDTGAPCWSRPMFPKQVHIQRQQPRCFAAKIGENLALTILIEQPDSPIHETVEAAYAFPRGMSASDLVDLGNGTKSVTFAWSPDMEQGNRSYLMCFQFFDDTRMPSNQVCFALVTSMEQPMPILNTGNTTAFFSDEVAPRVVASIKFDQDVKNPTVGPRYIFVYHVKSGALIQQIDSFNRSLVSVGADSRTVSFELNAYRQGEEYEIVFEEGVVVGAGAFCSGGGPVAKGIFAGEWTFILFSDCNSINVTCNESSICIRTWMGPRCHCGNVFEDNGLRRCDDVDECFFHIHNCHEHAKCTDTLGSFTCTCPSGYSGDGIVCEDIDECTSGLDDCRQFTNCLNTLGSFECICNVGFSGDGVTCVDVNECLEHFHNCDENAYCENTLGSFTCNCLSGFSGDGVVCEDIDECTSGSNNCPKNANCNNTIGSFDCICQVGFSGNGSTCFDVNECKEKLDLQCDDLTQRCINTYGGYDCACKEGYSVDSFATTVPSRPVCQRWGICSNVTGTLECACLSGLAWKGDICVDIDECSASESNNCHQFANCLNVFRSYKCQCIDGYHGNGTHCEVSSPSSFSVTTTVAVVVSVFVLGLLLVAGICTYRRRRKLFCRAKISLDLVEVSDGWEINRGDLMLLEQIGKGFFGMVFRAKFYHSLGKLSKKKIKVEETIATVVACKVLKEMSHEDSEADFLEEIELMKKIGRHQHIVGMLGCITESQPFCLLLEYCFRGNLLDYLRKSRSQHSRQMLSKKFQRALEDTVGPRTNVTDSEEDTAKVRLVNEMSMKEVHVVTLEDEDKSKVAPQTDFTALDLLSYTWQISSGMEYLTGKGVVHRDLACRNVLVCEDNLLKVSDFGLARAVYQDGIYSHKTARRLPFRWMAIEAIQKRIFSQPTDVWSFGVVMWEIFTLGNFPYPSVSSRDLLQYLTKGNRLSCPGNCSEELYMTMSNCWNADPEKRPTFSHLSEKLGIMLEEQNPSKYLDLEVPFLELNLAMESEDSGSDSVEERNSSKT comes from the exons ATGAATATTCAGCCTGTTGGCAAGCCCGACAGTGAAAATGGAACG GTGCGTTTGACTTTTCATATTACGTGGGAACGCCAGAGTTCGGAGGGAAAGTGCACTTCTGCTTCAGTGAGATCGCAAAGCCTTCTTGGTTCACCCGTGAAATTTCGATGTTTGTCCAACAATTGCGGCACCCAACTGCTTCCTGTTTCAATGGAATACATCTGCACGTCGTTTAGCAATACCGATGACTGGTCGTCTGGTACAAACGAAAttgctttttctttacctcAGCCCGAAGGAAAAGAGTTTGTTATTGG gaaTAATTTTGACGGAACTTACAAATGCTGTCGTGTAGAGACGATCAATGCTTATGGAGAAGACATCCGATTTCAAGCGAAATTTTCGTTTGAATCACGTGCAAACAATTCTAGCATCGTCAAAGCCGGTCATCCTAATCATAGTCCTGTCACTGGCGCAGTTCCAATCCTTCGGCTCCCTCTGGGATGCTATTCTGAAATTGTTATTGCCACATTTGATCCTGAtagtgacgacgtcaaatgcCGATGGAGTCGTTCGTCCGCAGATCCGAGCAAGGACGAGTGCGGTTCAGCGTGCTTGGAAGAAAATTTTGCACCGAATTTTTTTAACGCAACCCTTCTGGAG GAGGAATGTGCATTAAAGTGGACTCCTTTTAAGGCTGGCTTCTACTCAGTTGCAATCCAGCTCGAAGATTTCTATCCCACTGACGTGGCCCGAACGAGCGCTTTGAGCAGTATTCCTCTTCAGTGGATTATCGATGTTGTTGACACAGGTGCGCCGTGCTGGTCGCGTCCTATGTTTCCCAAACAAGTTCACATTCAACGCCAACAGCCTCGCTGTTTTGCCGCTAAAATCGGTGAAAATCTAGCTCTTACAATTCTAATCGAACAGCCGGATTCTCCCATTCACGA GACTGTCGAAGCTGCCTATGCTTTTCCGCGAGGTATGTCGGCATCTGATTTAGTAGACTTGGGCAACGGAACTAAGTCGGTCACATTTGCGTGGTCTCCTGACATGGAACAAGGAAATCGCAGTTATCTCATGtgctttcaattttttgacgatACACG AATGCCTTCAAATCAAGTATGCTTTGCACTTGTTACGTCCA tggAGCAACCGATGCCAATTCTAAATACCGGAAATACGACGGCTTTTTTCAGTGATGAAGTGGCGCCTCGTGTAGTGGCAAGCATTAAATTTGACCAAGAC GTTAAAAATCCCACGGTTGGTCCTCGGTACATTTTTGTTTATCACGTCAAAAGCGGTGCGCTAATCCAGCAAATCGACTCTTTTAACAGAAGTCTTGTGAGCGTGGGCGCCGATTCGAGAACAGTCTCTTTCGAACTAAACGCATATCGGCAAGGCGAAGAGTATGAAATCGTGTTTGAAGAAGGAGTTGTGGTTGGTGCTGGCGCTTTCTGCTCCGGTGGAGGTCCTGTCGCAAAAGGAATATTTGCCGGTGAATGGACCTTTATCCTATTTTCTGACTGCAATTCCATTAATGTTACTTGCAATGAAAGTTCTATATGCATTAGAACTTGGATGGGCCCTAGATGTCACTGCGGGAATGTTTTTGAAGACAACGGACTAAGGCGCTGCGACGATGTAGACGAGTGTTTCTTTCACATTCATAACTGTCACGAACATGCCAAGTGCACTGACACTCTTGGAAGTTTCACGTGCACTTGTCCGAGTGGCTACTCCGGAGACGGTATTGTATGCgaagatatcgacgaatgtacTTCTGGTTTAGACGACTGTCGCCAATTCACCAACTGTCTAAATACTTTGGGGTCGTTTGAGTGCATTTGCAACGTTGGTTTCTCTGGCGACGGTGTCACTTGCGTAGACGTAAATGAATGTTTGGAACATTTTCATAACTGTGACGAAAATGCCTACTGTGAAAACACGTTAGGAAGTTTCACGTGCAATTGCCTGAGTGGATTTTCTGGAGACGGCGTCGTGTGCGAGGACATCGATGAATGCACTTCTGGTTCAAATAACTGTCCCAAAAACGCCAACTGCAACAACACTATAGGATCATTTGATTGCATTTGCCAAGTTGGTTTCTCTGGCAATGGATCTACATGTTTCGACGTAAACGAATGTAAGGAAAAATTGGACTTGCAATGTGATGACCTCACTCAACGCTGCATCAACACTTACGGAGGCTACGACTGCGCTTGCAAGGAAGGATACAGCGTCGATTCGTTTGCAACTACGGTTCCTTCTCGACCTGTTTGCCAGAGGTGGGGAATTTGTAGCAATGTGACAGGAACGCTTGAGTGTGCGTGCCTAAGTGGTCTAGCTTGGAAGGGAGACATTTGCGTAGACATCGATGAATGCAGCGCTTCGGAATCTAACAATTGTCATCAGTTTGCCAATTGCTTGAATGTATTTCGTTCGTACAAGTGTCAGTGCATTGATGGGTATCATGGAAACGGAACTCACTGCGAGG tttcatctccttcttcgttttctgtaACAACTACAGTTGCAGTCGTCGTGTCCGTCTTTGTCTTGGGTTTACTTTTGGTTGCTGGCATCTGTACATATCGCCGTCGCAGGAAGCTTTTCTGTCGTGCCAAAATTAGTTTGGACTTGGTCGAAGTGTCTGACGGTTGGGAAATAAATCGCGGCGACTTAATGCTCCTGGAACAGATTGGCAAAGGCTTTTTTGGAATGGTCTTCAGAGCAAAGTTTTATCATTCTCTTGGCAAACtgtcaaagaagaaaataaaagtTGAGGAAACAATAGCAACGGTCGTTGCCTGTAAGGTTCTTAAag AAATGTCACATGAGGACTCCGAAGCTGACTTCttggaagaaatcgaactgatgaaaaaaatcggGCGGCATCAGCACATTGTTGGCATGCTTGGGTGCATTACAGAAAGTCAGCCGTTTTGCCTACTTTTGGAGTATTGCTTCCGAGGCAATCTACTTGACTATCTCAGGAAAAGCCGAAGTCAA CATTCCCGCCAAATGCTTTCTAAGAAATTTCAAAGGGCTTTAGAAGATACTGTCGGACCAAGAACAAATGTTACTGACAGTGAAGAAGACACAGCTAAAGTTCGCTTGGTTAACGAGATGAGCATGAAGGAAGTGCACGTCGTGACgttggaagacgaagacaaaaGCAAGGTTGCGCCTCAGACCGACTTTACGGCTCTTGATCTGCTGTCGTACACTTGGCAAATTTCATCGGGAATG gaatATCTGACCGGTAAAGGTGTTGTTCATCGCGACTTGGCTTGTCGAAACGTGCTCGTCTGCGAAGACAATCTTCTTAAGGTGTCGGACTTCGGACTAGCAAGAGCCGTCTACCAGGACGGCATCTATTCTCACAAAACAGCGAGGCGGCTTCCTTTCCGTTGGATGGCCATAGAGGCAATTCAAAAGCGTATTTTTAGCCAGCCAACCGACGT GTGGTCATTTGGAGTTGTCATGTGGGAAATTTTCACTCTCG GAAATTTTCCTTATCCTTCCGTTTCTAGTCGAGATCTCCTACAATATTTGACCAAAGGCAATCGACTGTCTTGTCCCGGGAACTGCAGCGAAGAATT GTATATGACGATGTCGAATTGTTGGAACGCTGACCCGGAAAAAAGGCCAACGTTCAGCCATCTTTCGGAGAAACTGGGTATAATGTTGGAAGAACAAAACCCAAGCAAGTATCTTGATCTTGAAGTTCCATTCTTGGAGCTCAATTTGGCAATGGAATCAGAAGATTCGGGATCGGACAGTGTCGAAGAACGCAACTCCAGCAAGACCTAA
- the LOC136197085 gene encoding uncharacterized protein, with translation MGAVSDVVTVYIDVRERNDPPVLDLGLGYDVEDDIYVTEEMISFQRIATKLYRAQIKDKDSNKISKGMVTLTSSPSGLLDDDEYLAVVYAIKLPDGLSVTPSSSGHALTFTGVGTYSDYIGALSSVGYITLADEPRVFVGDTQQRISRYIDVTLWDNGFNSTMPQGSTLSPSFGSIRVRVHIEVVNDNAPVLTFSGIEMSCVSVKSESFSSKSRRSVETINEKQRPSLARAPELISIAFHPSINGRFVVGTAIELVFSEETNRPTTSDPDSLKRLVQLIPRNLEDLYHFGVWKDSQNLLVVFPHAPPEGFSSIEISDIVVNVKSASEFCVTGKCLDCISKRKGNSLCLRQSYRAIEFVSKNYHSSLDHIQQESVCIHHSPNGCIGCVLLIFGLVAVVAGCVCAVLSRKRGEFVRLSV, from the exons ATGGGTGCCGTTAGCGACGTGGTCACAGTTTATATTGACGTTCGAGAACGAAACGATCCGCCTGTTCTTGACTTGGGGCTTGGATACGACGTAGAAGACGACATTTATGTCACTGAAGAgatgatttcttttcaacgTATTGCAACGAAATTGTACCGCGCTCaaatcaaagacaaagattctaataaaatttcaaaagGAATGGTCACACTCAC GTCTTCGCCAAGTGGTTTgttagacgacgacgaatatcTCGCTGTTGTGTACGCTATTAAGCTGCCCGACGGCCTAAGC GTAACCCCTTCTTCCAGCGGCCACGCGCTAACGTTTACCGGTGTTGGAACATATAGTGACTACATAGGTGCTTTATCTAGTGTGGGTTATATAACTCTCGCTGATGAACCTCGGGTTTTTGTTGGCGATACGCAGCAACGAATCTCACGATAC ATTGACGTTACGCTGTGGGACAACGGCTTTAACAGTACAATGCCTCAAGGCAGCACACTCTCTCCGTCGTTCGGATCGATTCGTGTGCGAGTTCACATTGAAGTCGTCAATGACAACGCTCCAGTTTTGACATTTTCCGGAATAGAAATGTCATGCGTGTCTGTGAAAAgcgagtcgttttcgtcaaaGTCCAGACGCTCAGTCGAAACGATAAATGAAAAGCAGCGACCTTCTCTAGCACGG gctcCTGAACTTATAAGCATTGCGTTTCATCCTTCAATTAATGGTCGTTTTGTTGTCGGAACTGCTATTGAGTTGGTCTTTTCTGAAGAAACAAATCGACCGACGACAAGTGATCCGGACTCACTAAAGCGACTTGTTCAATTAATTCCGCGTAACCTGGAAGATCTCTATCACTTCGGCGTTTGGAAGGACAGTCAAAATCTTCTCGTTGTTTTTCCTCATGCACCGCCTGAAGGCTTTTCTTCTATTGAAATAAGCGACATCGTTGTCAATGTGAAATCCGCTTCTG AGTTTTGCGTCACGGGCAAATGTCTTGATTGCATAAGcaaacgaaaaggaaattcACTCTGCTTACGCCAATCATATCGCGCTATAGAATTCGTTTCAAAGAATTATCATTCAAGTCTTGACCACATACAGCAGGAATCTGTTTGCATCCATCATTCACCCAACGGCTGCATTGGTTGCGTGCTCTTGATTTTTGGACTTGTTGCTGTTGTGGCTGGATGCGTCTGTGCGGTCCTCAGTAGAAAAAGAGGTGAGTTTGTCCGCTTGTCCGTTTAG
- the LOC136197586 gene encoding zinc finger protein 862-like, which produces MALHKYFSSKPKRSREDAVIDDGESSSDEEVRFFASESDVAQRTGTSSDSADSDEDVATPQRLPTRLGQTSSSSGAISRSGSDRSKQSGKFQTEWLAGRKWLQYDDERKGMLCVLCQKYDQKPYNRDVWNKVPCTRMRLHSIRRHEKSGAHRDSINKERLALRPAESVPATINPPLSAESLLQAFSCLYFLLKQRIAHTTNFEPLLDLFEFLGVHIKAGLRVAKNALYTSDQSIQEMVYVLSEVVEKKILKSIRESNHFALMIDETTDCTVTEQLAIHGRFICKSTGQLRSHFLTVIDLLHREVANTRLEESSCIRAGAETVTKRVMEYVEGAGLDINKLRGIGTDGASTMTGVKTGVVARLKVRQPSLIGVHCAAHRVNLASTQRCSLCRVRGNSDFATRGDEQDDSALRHEVAQC; this is translated from the exons ATGGCGTTGCACAAGTACTTCTCATCCAAGCCCAAGCGTTCGCGGGAAGATGCAGTTATCGATGacggcgaatcgtcgtctgatGAAGAAGTCCGCTTCTTTGCAAGTGAGAGCGACGTGGCACAGCGAACAGGAACTTCTAGCGATTCCGCCGATTCGGACGAGGATGTAGCAACACCTCAACGCCTTCCGACTCGGCTTGGAcagacgtcttcgtcttccggaGCGATATCTCGATCGGGAAGTGACAGGAGCAAGCAATCGGGGAAGTTTCAGACGGAATGGCTGGCAGGAAGGAAATGGCTTCAATACGACGATGAGCGGAAGGGAATGCTGTGCGTTCTCTGCCAGAAGTACGACCAAAAACCGTATAACCGGGATGTTTGGAACAAGGTACCTTGCACACGAATGAGGCTGCACAGCATTCGTCGCCACGAAAAATCTGGTGCGCATCGCGACAGCATCAACAAAGAAAGGCTTGCTCTGCGACCGGCGGAAAGTGTTCCTGCAACGATTAATCCTCCGTTGTCAGCTGAGAGCTTGCTTCAAGCGTTCTCCTGCTTGTACTTTTTACTTAAACAACGAATTGCGCACACAACAAATTTCGAGCCTCTACTGGATTTGTTTGAATTTCTTGGCGTACATATTAAGGCAGGACTTCGTGTGGCAAAGAACGCGCTTTATACGAGTGACCAGTCCATTCAAGAAATGGTCTATGTGTTATCTGAAGTagtggaaaagaaaattctcaaGTCAATTAGGGAATCAAATCACTTTGCGTTAATGATAGATGAGACAACAGACTGCACAGTTACTGAACAGTTGGCAATACACGGGAGATTTATTTGCAAGTCGACGGGGCAGCTTAGAAGCCATTTTCTGACAGTAATTGATCTACTTCATCGTGAAGTTGCTAATACAAGGTTGGAAGAAAGCAGCTGCATTCGAGCTGGGGCTGAAACCGTGACGAAACGCGTAATGGAATACGTCGAAGGAGCAGGGCTGGATATAAACAAACTGAGAGGTATTGGAACTGATGGAGCCTCAACAATGACGGGTGTCAAAACTGGCGTCGTTGCCCGATTGAAAGTGAGACAGCCTTCTCTTATCGGCGTTCACTGCGCGGCACATCGCGTAAATCTGGCTTCTACGCAG CGCTGTTCGCTCTGCCGGGTTAGAGGCAATTCAGACTTTGCGACAAGAGGAGACGAGCAAGATGATAGCGCCCTGCGCCACGAGGTGGCTCAGTGTTGA